In Stenotrophomonas sp. 610A2, one DNA window encodes the following:
- a CDS encoding ATP-binding protein codes for MKRLRLFLSSMAGRLFVILLVGMMVAAIGATLLAESRRQQEFERQNLARIADRLQGFVNLLDGNPELRSRLLAVGGPNVREVKGEVRTGDMDRALMDVLAARGGALAGAQVRASSFRACMPPLPEFLPPPDRGQRPSHRHERDPAFTPPRCRLVELKLSDGTPLRLALEYPAMARRSAAAFDPWFLSLLALAIGLLAYLVARIASSPLQRLATHATELGHDLQRAPLPVSGPLEVQRAAEAFNAMQLRLQRHLGERTQMLAAITHDLQTPSTRLRLRLENVQDEQLRERLIGDLAAMQALIREGLELARSAESAEQRAALDLDSLLESVVEDAAESGHEAVLEQGSGAVLMLRPLAMRRLFSNLVDNAVKYGRAAHVSARRDGAAVEVRVRDSGPGLAEDELEAVFTPFLRLETSRSRETGGAGLGLTIARALAEKDGASLILRNHPQGGLEAIVRWEAPQWPANSQDR; via the coding sequence ATGAAGCGCCTGCGCCTGTTCCTGTCATCGATGGCCGGGCGGCTGTTCGTCATCCTGCTGGTCGGCATGATGGTGGCGGCGATTGGCGCCACATTGCTGGCCGAGAGCCGTCGCCAGCAGGAGTTCGAGCGGCAGAACCTGGCCCGCATTGCGGACCGCCTGCAGGGCTTCGTCAATCTGCTGGATGGCAATCCGGAGCTGCGCAGCCGCTTGCTGGCGGTGGGCGGGCCCAATGTGCGTGAGGTCAAAGGCGAGGTCCGTACCGGGGACATGGACAGGGCGCTGATGGACGTGTTGGCCGCCCGCGGTGGCGCCCTTGCCGGTGCCCAGGTACGGGCCAGCAGCTTCCGTGCCTGCATGCCACCATTGCCGGAATTCCTGCCGCCGCCCGATCGCGGGCAGCGTCCTTCGCACCGGCACGAGCGCGACCCGGCGTTCACTCCACCGCGCTGCCGGTTGGTGGAGTTGAAGCTCAGCGACGGCACGCCGCTGCGGTTGGCGTTGGAGTACCCGGCGATGGCACGGCGCTCGGCGGCGGCATTCGATCCATGGTTCCTGTCGCTGCTGGCGCTGGCGATTGGTTTGTTGGCTTACCTGGTCGCACGTATCGCCAGTTCGCCACTGCAGCGCTTGGCAACCCACGCCACCGAACTCGGCCATGACCTGCAGCGCGCACCGCTGCCGGTGTCCGGGCCGCTCGAAGTGCAGCGCGCCGCCGAGGCGTTCAATGCCATGCAGCTGCGCCTGCAGCGGCACCTGGGCGAGCGCACGCAGATGCTGGCGGCGATCACCCATGATCTGCAGACGCCATCAACGCGGTTGCGGTTGCGTCTGGAAAACGTGCAGGACGAACAGCTGCGCGAGCGCCTGATTGGTGACCTCGCCGCGATGCAGGCCTTGATCCGCGAAGGGCTGGAGCTCGCACGCAGCGCCGAGAGTGCCGAACAACGCGCGGCGCTGGATCTGGATTCACTGCTGGAAAGCGTGGTTGAAGACGCCGCCGAATCCGGTCACGAAGCGGTGCTGGAACAAGGCAGCGGGGCCGTGCTGATGCTGCGCCCGTTGGCAATGCGGCGCTTGTTCTCCAATCTGGTCGACAACGCGGTGAAGTACGGCCGTGCCGCGCATGTAAGCGCACGCCGCGACGGCGCTGCCGTGGAGGTGCGGGTGCGCGACAGCGGGCCGGGCTTGGCCGAGGATGAGCTGGAAGCGGTGTTCACCCCATTCCTGCGGCTGGAGACCTCGCGCTCACGCGAGACCGGCGGCGCCGGTCTGGGCCTGACCATTGCCCGCGCCCTTGCCGAAAAAGACGGTGCAAGCCTGATCCTGCGCAACCACCCGCAAGGTGGCCTGGAAGCCATCGTCCGCTGGGAAGCACCGCAGTGGCCAGCCAACAGCCAAGACCGGTGA
- a CDS encoding response regulator, with translation MHRLLVVDDDSDIRSLLAEQLGRAGYAVSTAADGNEMRQVLAREHIDLIVLDLNLPREDGLALCRELRVRSTTPVIMLTARSEPIDRVLGLEMGADDYLAKPFEPRELLARIRNVLRRTEALPANMEPLAMRRALFSGWVFDLEHRHLIDPAKRVVMLSGAEFRLLRVLVAHANKVLSREQLVSLSSGRNYESQDRAIDLQISRLRQKLTDAGGADGLIKTVRNEGYVFASAVTLE, from the coding sequence ATGCACCGCTTGTTGGTGGTAGACGACGACAGTGACATCCGCAGCCTGCTGGCCGAGCAACTGGGCCGGGCAGGCTATGCCGTGAGCACGGCCGCCGATGGCAACGAGATGCGTCAGGTATTGGCGCGCGAGCACATCGACCTGATCGTGCTCGATCTGAACCTTCCGCGCGAGGATGGCTTGGCGCTGTGCCGTGAACTGCGCGTGCGCTCGACCACGCCGGTGATCATGTTGACCGCACGCAGCGAGCCTATCGATCGCGTGCTGGGGCTGGAAATGGGCGCCGATGATTACCTGGCCAAGCCATTCGAGCCACGCGAACTGCTGGCGCGCATCCGTAATGTGTTGCGCCGGACCGAGGCCTTGCCGGCCAACATGGAACCGTTGGCAATGCGCCGGGCGCTGTTTTCCGGTTGGGTGTTCGATCTGGAACACCGGCACCTGATTGATCCGGCCAAACGGGTGGTGATGCTGTCCGGTGCCGAGTTCCGCCTGCTGCGGGTGCTGGTGGCGCATGCCAACAAGGTGTTGTCGCGCGAGCAGCTGGTGTCGCTGAGCAGCGGCCGCAACTACGAATCACAGGACCGCGCCATCGACCTGCAGATCAGCCGCCTGCGGCAGAAACTGACCGATGCTGGCGGCGCTGACGGGTTGATCAAGACCGTGCGCAACGAGGGCTATGTGTTCGCCAGTGCGGTGACCCTGGAATGA